A genomic stretch from Solanum stenotomum isolate F172 chromosome 8, ASM1918654v1, whole genome shotgun sequence includes:
- the LOC125873513 gene encoding uncharacterized protein LOC125873513, producing MIKFKIGKYKDEVLCDMVPMQACLLLGRPWQHDRSTKHDGRTNTYSLVLNDHKYVLHPMSPSQVNDVYQRMSESREKKRCEEEHVEAESQEEEEVERKGPSIDYDYVFPKELPSGLPSLRGIEHQIDFVPGSQLPNKPAYRSNSEDTKELQIQVEELLNKDFDFGVVAEIAATNIIDELVEVSEVNIITSSTDPELTDGETEEESNVKV from the exons ATGATCAAGTTTAAGATTGGGAAGTATAAAGATGAGGTTTTATGTGATATGGTCCCAATGCAAGCTTGTCTGCTACTCGGGAGGCCTTGGCAACATGATCGTTCAACCAAACATGATGGGAGAACCAACACGTATTCACTTGTGTTGAATGATCATAAGTATGTTCTTCACCCTATGTCACCCTCTCAAGTCAATGATGTATATCAAAGGATGAGTGAGTCGAGGGAGAAGAAAAGGTGTGAAGAGGAACATGTGGAGGCTGAGAGCCAAGAAGAGGAGGAAGTTGAAAGGAAAGGCCCAAGTATT GATTATGATTATGTCTTCCCAAAGGAGCTTCCAAGTGGATTGCCCTCTCTTCGGGGAATCGAGCACCAAATTGATTTTGTGCCGGGATCACAATTGCCAAACAAGCCGGCTTATCGAAGCAATTCGGAGGACACCAAGGAGCTACAAATACAAGTTGAGGAACTCCTCAACAAAG ATTTCGATTTTGGGGTTGTTGCTGAGATCGCAGCCACCAACATTATAGATGAGCTTGTAGAAGTTTCTGAGGTAAACATCATTACCTCTTCCACTGATCCTGAATTGACAGATGGAGAAACTGAGGAGGAAAGCAATGTTAAAGTGTGA